A genomic segment from Lytechinus variegatus isolate NC3 chromosome 10, Lvar_3.0, whole genome shotgun sequence encodes:
- the LOC121422713 gene encoding piggyBac transposable element-derived protein 4-like, with the protein MAPPPRGKRPRFFDPDEVREMVMRETPPALARADSDSDESLESASESEPDLEPERSGDEQGGEVGGGLGTDDYQHDSDSEVEDDDDQPQQQLPQQQPDMWIDLGDEDWAPSWQQNSYQERPKLLFDHTDYEPVDYFSQFFPDEVFELMATQTNLYAKQTIGRLGVLQQHSRLNKWTDTTPAELKAFIALQMAMGLVTKSATDQYWEENWLLGTPGFSTVMCRNRYQLLNSMLHLVDNELRIPRGQPGYDPLFKVQPVIDLVRPTYQQSFSPGRELAVDESLAPFKGRLSFRQFMPMKPKKFGVKFWVITDSSNGFCLDWSVYTGKEEGRGGDGLSTKVVKDLTRPYAGSGRHVYMDNFYTSPQLFEDLKEVNLGACGTLRLNRRGIPPMMREAAAAARKGDAPKFFRRGDMLGVTWHDTKRVSALSTIHPSGCQQRQVRDRRSAGGVRQVTKPTAICGYNSSMGGVDLLDQRMSYYRYPHRHIKWYMVVFHFLLEVALVNGYLAYRLATGSSVSTRKFRMEVINGLVNGFVKKPAGRPKVLRESTRDNRDALRYEGQHFAGKRCSGGKGRYYPDCVVCSKKNGNGRKTTSYYCKRCQLPMCLEPCFQNYHSPRA; encoded by the exons atggctccaCCTCCGAGAGGGAAGAGACCCAGGTTTTTTGATCCTGATGAGGTTCGTGAGATGGTTATGAGAGAGACACCACCAGCATTAGCTAGGGCCGATTCTGATTCGGATGAGTCGCTAGAAAGTGCGAGCGAGTCAGAGCCAGACTTGGAGCCGGAGAGGTCCGGCGATGAGCAGGGCGGAGAGGTCGGTGGCGGTTTAGGGACGGACGATTATCAGCATGATTCTGACAGCGAggttgaagatgatgacgatcaACCACAACAACAGCTACCACAACAGCAACCAGACATGTGGATTGATCTCGGCGATGAAGACTGGGCACCTTCGTGGCAGCAGAACTCGTACCAAGAAAGGCCAAAACTTCTCTTCGATCACACCGACTACGAGCCTGTCGACTACTTCTCACAGTTCTTTCCTGATGAAGTGTTTGAGCTGATGGCAACTCAGACAAATTTGTACGCAAAACAGACCATTGGAAG gTTAGGTGTGCTGCAGCAACACTCCAGATTGAACAAGTGGACGGATACGACTCCTGCAGAGCTGAAAGCCTTTATAGCTCTTCAAATGGCGATGGGCCTCGTGACCAAGTCTGCTACCGACCAGTACTGGGAGGAAAACTGGCTTCTCGGCACACCTGGATTCTCTACAGTCATGTGTCGTAATAG GTACCAACTGCTAAACTCCATGCTGCACCTGGTCGACAATGAGCTGAGGATTCCCCGCGGACAACCTGGTTATGATCCTCTGTTCAAAGTCCAGCCTGTTATAGACCTTGTTCGCCCAACATACCAGCAGTCTTTTTCACCAGGTCGTGAACTGGCGGTCGACGAAAGCTTGGCACCGTTCAAAGGGAGACTCTCTTTTCGACAATTCATGCCTATGAAGCCAAAGAAGTTTGGTGTAAAGTTCTGGGTAATTACCGACTCATCCAACGGTTTCTGTCTGGATTGGAGCGTATACACCGGCAAGGAGGAAGGGAGAGGAGGAGACGGTTTGAGCACCAAAGTCGTCAAAGACCTGACTCGGCCTTATGCTGGGAGTGGACGCCATGTATACATGGACAATTTTTATACATCGCCACAGTTATTCGAGGACCTGAAGGAAGTTAATCTTGGTGCATGTGGGACCCTCCGTCTCAACCGAAGGGGCATACCGCCAATGATGAGGGAAGCAGCTGCCGCAGCCCGGAAAGGTGACGCACCAAAATTCTTCAGGAGAGGTGACATGCTGGGTGTCACATGGCACGACACAAAGCGGGTCAGCGCTCTGTCAACCATCCACCCATCTGGATGTCAACAGAGGCAGGTGCGTGACAGAAGATCGGCAGGAGGGGTTCGTCAGGTCACCAAGCCAACTGCAATCTGTGGCTACAATTCATCAATGGGAGGAGTAGACTTACTGGACCAGCGTATGTCCTACTATCGCTATCCTCACCGGCATATAAAATGGTATATGGTGGTATTCCACTTTTTACTTGAAGTTGCACTCGTCAACGGATATCTCGCCTATCGTTTGGCTACGGGCTCTTCTGTGTCAACAAGGAAGTTTCGGATGGAGGTCATCAATGGACTCGTCAATGGCTTCGTGAAGAAGCCAGCAGGTCGCCCTAAGGTACTAAGAGAATCGACACGTGACAACCGGGATGCCCTGAGATATGAAGGCCAACACTTCGCGGGGAAGAGATGCTCTGGTGGGAAGGGGAGATACTACCCAGACTGTGTTGTTTGCTCTAAGAAGAACGGAAATGGACGTAAGACAACTTCCTACTATTGCAAGCGATGCCAACTGCCCATGTGCTTGGAACCGTGCTTCCAGAACTACCACTCTCCACGTGCTTGA
- the LOC121422716 gene encoding uncharacterized protein LOC121422716, producing MPNEAREEWSTEEERVLLQIRAEEAIMEAMDNPSAKLYAEVVGKLRERGINKDKKHMIQKLKYLKRKYYAMVDHNNKSGNDKKTVPNSDIMESIWGNRATTKPLNIVSSSRQGRRKSEVEVELEVSTTDVTRSSATSQDSDYNQDVDMLDVESVDEELQSDGASTCSTASETVGRDAEHLKSSKPSSKPDDVVGPQNFDLKSKPMLCLIILIEIT from the coding sequence ATGCCGAACGAGGCACGAGAAGAATGGAGCACCGAGGAGGAGAGAGTGCTTCTCCAAATTCGGGCGGAGGAAGCCATTATGGAGGCAATGGACAATCCATCCGCTAAGCTTTACGCAGAAGTTGTAGGTAAGCTTCGAGAAAGGGGTATTAATAAAGACAAGAAGCACATGATTCAAAAACTGAAGTACTTAAAAAGAAAGTACTATGCGATGGTCGACCACAACAACAAAAGTGGAAACGATAAAAAAACTGTTCCAAATTCTGATATTATGGAGTCAATCTGGGGTAATAGGGCAACCACAAAACCCTTGAACATTGTTTCCAGCAGTAGGCAGGGTAGGCGGAAATCTGAGGTTGAGGTAGAGCTTGAAGTTAGCACCACTGACGTAACAAGGAGCTCAGCTACATCTCAAGATTCAGATTACAATCAGGATGTAGACATGTTGGATGTAGAATCTGTGGATGAAGAACTGCAAAGTGATGgggcatctacatgtagtacagcATCAGAAACTGTTGGCCGTGACGCTGAGCATCTTAAATCATCTAAACCATCATCTAAACCCGATGATGTAGTTGGGCCGCAGAACTTCGATTTGAAGAGTAAGCCAATGCTATGTTTAATTATACTGATCGAAATTACTTAA
- the LOC121422715 gene encoding uncharacterized protein DDB_G0284459-like — protein sequence MTKFNFAYVKFLRDNYKATIPITDIKRFDAKFHEVSKCYMVAWCDDDGMDVFYKAQILMLAETELEIQKRIRDGPRMAIPKIRDSLVEETEDEQAPELAAKQNATDFAKKKKEQNSAMAKANKSALKEIISNKLAAKRKQDSSEDSTEKKLRLEVAKLKKENQTLRDLNRRLQEEVLNKIPKALVQHKPIAPSMASARSLFGDTSQAKATTSVASRPSTASSATTASSATTTSSATTASSASTSSSSCPTSLPRPTAPHTVSSPPKELDALNTATNSSSVDGEASIFFFLCNMS from the exons ATGACCAAGTTTAACTTTGCATATGTGAAGTTTCTGAGGGATAATTATAAGGCTACCATTCCCATCACTGACATCAAACGGTTTGATGCGAAGTTTCACGAAGTGTCCAAGTGTTATATGGTGGCTTGGTGCGACGACGACGGGATGGATGTATTCTACAAAGCCCAAATACTGATGTTGGCAG AGACTGAACTGGAGATACAAAAGAGAATAAGAGATGGGCCTCGGATGGCAATTCCGAAAATCAGAGACTCCTTGGTCGAGGAAACGGAGGATGAGCAGGCACCAGAACTTGCTGCCAAACAGAATGCAACAGACTTTGCAAAGAAGAAG AAAGAACAAAATTCTGCAATGGCAAAGGCCAACAAGTCGGCGCTGAAAGAaatcatttcaaacaaattggCCGCGAAGAGAAAGCAAGATTCCTCGGAAGACAGCACAGAGAAGAAGCTGAGACTTGAGGTTGCgaagttaaaaaaagaaaaccaaacaCTTCGCGACCTCAACAGAAGGCTTCAAGAAGAAGTCCTCAACAAAATTCCAAAAG CATTGGTTCAACACAAGCCTATTGCCCCTTCGATGGCCTCCGCACGTTCTCTCTTCG GTGATACTTCTCAAGCAAAAGCAACTACATCAGTGGCCAGCAGGCCCAGCACCGCATCCTCAGCCACCACCGCATCCTCAGCCACCACCACATCCTCAGCCACCACCGCATCCTCAGCCAGCACCTCATCTT CTTCATGTCCTACATCTCTCCCTCGGCCTACAGCACCCCATACAGTTTCATCCCCACCAAAGGAACTGGATGCCTTGAATACAGCAACAAATTCCAGTTCTGTTGATGGAGaggcaagtattttttttttcttatgcaaTATGTCATGA